The sequence GTTTCAATACTCTCCTTTGGAGGGACCATTGCAAGTAAGGTTGATTACCGCACGGGTGGAGTGAGTGCAAGCTATGATGCTTCTGATTTTGTTGAAATGTGTCCTGAACTTACCACTATTGCAAACATTGAATCTCGTGCAGTTGATTGTATGATGAGCGAGGATATGCATCCAGATGATTGGCTCAGATTAGCACATGCGATTTGTGAGGAAGCAAATAAAGATCACATTACAGGAATCGTAGTTACCCACGGAACAGATACTCTTCATTTCTCAACTGCTGCAATGTCTTTTCTCCTTGAAGACCTCAACAAACCCGTTATCTTCACCGCATCGCAGCGTTCCATCGATAGAGGCTCCACTGATGCTTTTATGAACCTCATCTGTGCTGTACGCGCAGCTGCCACTTGGGATGGTGCAGAAGTTGTAACTTGTATGCATGCAACAACATCTGACGATTACTGCTTCTTGCTACGAGGAACAAAAGTGCGGAAAATGCACACCTCGCGCCGTGACGCGTTTCGACCCATTAACGAGCAACCACTTGCAAAGGTAACTGATCAAACTCTTGAGGTTCTGCACCCCAATTACCGTAAAAGAACTACAAGCACCGTTCATTGCTCTGGTCAGTTTGAAACAAATATAGCACTCATCACTATCTATCCCGGAATAGATCCTGGACTGGTTGAATATGTTATTAACAAGGGAGTTAAAGGGATTGTTCTTGCAGCAACCGCTCTTGGCCATGTGCCCACTAGCGGAAAACATAGTCTAGTAGACGTGCTTGAAAAAGCAAAAGAAAAGGGAATTCCTGTAGTGATAGCATCTCAAACACTTTACGGACGAACAAATCCTTATGTTTACACCAATCTGCGCAAACTCTCTATTGGTCTTGGCTGTATCTTTGCATCAGACATGACGCCTGAAACGGCCTATGTGAAATTAGGCTGCATCCTTCCAAAAGCGACGAGTAAAGAAGACGTTAAAACATTATTACTTGAAAACATGGCTGGGGAAATAAATGAAATTATTGATGAGAGGAGTTTTTTGAACTAATGGACTGGGAAAAAATTGGACTTACCTGCGGTATTGAAATCCATCAGCAAATAGAAGGACATAAGCTCTTTTGTAATTGTCCTACCATCATTAGAGAAGACGCAGCTGATTTTTCCGTTATGAGAAAACTGCGTGCAACCATTGGGGAAACAGGAGAGGTTGATGTTGCAGCAGCAGCT is a genomic window of Candidatus Woesearchaeota archaeon containing:
- the gatD gene encoding Glu-tRNA(Gln) amidotransferase GatDE subunit D gives rise to the protein VSILSFGGTIASKVDYRTGGVSASYDASDFVEMCPELTTIANIESRAVDCMMSEDMHPDDWLRLAHAICEEANKDHITGIVVTHGTDTLHFSTAAMSFLLEDLNKPVIFTASQRSIDRGSTDAFMNLICAVRAAATWDGAEVVTCMHATTSDDYCFLLRGTKVRKMHTSRRDAFRPINEQPLAKVTDQTLEVLHPNYRKRTTSTVHCSGQFETNIALITIYPGIDPGLVEYVINKGVKGIVLAATALGHVPTSGKHSLVDVLEKAKEKGIPVVIASQTLYGRTNPYVYTNLRKLSIGLGCIFASDMTPETAYVKLGCILPKATSKEDVKTLLLENMAGEINEIIDERSFLN